A segment of the Sphingomonas kaistensis genome:
TGCGCGCCGAGGGTAAACAGGAGGATAAGACCGGGTCGTGACCGATCGATGCCACCCATGTGAACTTGACAACACCGGCCGCCACCGCCATTGGGGCGCCGATGCGGGCGGCTTCGGGCCGCTCTTTCTTTTTCAAGCTTTGGGTGCACCACGATGGCCAAGCCGGCAACCGTCAAGATCAAGCTCGTCAGCACGGCCGATACCGGCTTCTTCTACGTGACCAAGAAGAACCCGCGCAACACGACCGAGAAGATGACCTTCCGCAAGTATGACCCGGTCGTGCGCAAGCACGTCGAGTTCAAGGAAGCCAAGATCAAGTAATCCTGCGGGATTGCGATTCCGGCCGGCGGTCGGAATTGCGCAGCACGGAGCCGCTTCGAGCGGTGGGAGGGCGCCTCGGCGCCCTTTTCTGCGTGTGCCGCCAGTCCACGGCGGGAGTGGCCGGCGTACCCCGCCGGTCAGGCGACCGAGGCTTCCTTAGGCAGCAGCGCGCTGACTTCCTGAACGAAGCGAGCGACCGAGATCGGCTTGGAAACATAGGCCTGCGCCCCGGCGGCGCGGATCCGGTCGTCGTCGCCCTGCCCGGCATAAGCGGTCACCGCCATGATCGGCACGTCGGCCAGCCCCGGCTCCTGACGGATGGCGCGAATGAGTTCGAGGCCGCTGATGTAGGGCAGCTGGATGTCGGTGATGACGAGGT
Coding sequences within it:
- the rpmG gene encoding 50S ribosomal protein L33, with product MAKPATVKIKLVSTADTGFFYVTKKNPRNTTEKMTFRKYDPVVRKHVEFKEAKIK
- a CDS encoding response regulator — its product is MARILVVEDNALNIKLFCDLLAAHGHDARPVTDSRLALDAAKDFRPNLVITDIQLPYISGLELIRAIRQEPGLADVPIMAVTAYAGQGDDDRIRAAGAQAYVSKPISVARFVQEVSALLPKEASVA